The Populus alba chromosome 4, ASM523922v2, whole genome shotgun sequence genome contains a region encoding:
- the LOC118056011 gene encoding LOW QUALITY PROTEIN: uncharacterized protein (The sequence of the model RefSeq protein was modified relative to this genomic sequence to represent the inferred CDS: deleted 3 bases in 2 codons) gives MDSRRAPRTASDPKVRKVGFFTAPPDPASLSGPLDHPIFSFPTSPPPVVDNSSPSAGNSLSPVMIPPPRHSSATLSPLRRDSAELFPPSASPTSPASFSDDVAVWRFMGRGAVAASSSLPGGLGFDIAAVKSAASSVPASGLTTVSVVNNLPIGISEKGGGVAVEMQNDQSTRSKSLKEKTTKAERRALQEAQRAAKAAAKAEGGKTPAAASGAAASVNTKSTKSVKPPPSQKNDSATVAASEKKGGDRPPEKDRKKEVPQPRMQYDDKSRVEKAKRRAVVKQTEARNRVELFRHLPQYERGTQLPELESKFFELDPMHPAVYKVGLQYLSGDIYGGNARCIAMLQAFQEAIKDYSTPPEKTLTRDLTAKIGSYVSFLIECRPLSISMGNAIRFLKNRIAKLPLSLSESEAKTNLHSDIDRFINEKIIIADKVIVKHAVTKISDGDVLLIYGSSSAVEMVLLHAHELGKQFRVVVVDSRPKLEGQQLLRRLVGKGINCTYTHINAISYIMHEVTRVFLGASSVLSNGTVYSRVGTACVAMVAHSFHVPVLVCCEAYKFHERVQLDSICSNELGDPDVISKVHGREDINFLDGSDNSAILQLLNLIYDATPSDYVSMIITDYGMVPPTSVPVIVREYRREHLWI, from the exons ATGGACTCTCGGCGAGCTCCGAGAACCGCAAGCGACCCGAAAGTCCGTAAAGTGGGG TTTTTTACTGCTCCACCCGACCCCGCTTCTCTATCCGGTCCACTCGACCACCCAATCTTCTCTTTCCCCACTTCTCCTCCTCCTGTTGTCGACAACTCCTCTCCTTCCGCCGGCAACTCTCTCTCTCCCGTCATGATCCCTCCTCCTCGCCACTCCTCCGCTACCCTCTCCCCTCTCCGCCGTGACTCCGCAGAACTCTTCCCCCCTTCTGCTTCCCCCACCTCCCCCGCCTCGTTCTCCGATGATGTGGCGGTTTGGCGGTTTATGGGGAGGGGTGCTGTTGCTGCT TCGAGTAGCTTGCCGGGAGGGTTAGGGTTTGATATTGCGGCGGTTAAATCAGCCGCGAGTAGTGTTCCGGCAAGTGGATTGACTACCGTCTCAGTTGTCAACAATTTGCCTATTGGCATTTCTG AAAAGGGTGGTGGGGTAGCAGTGGAAATGCAAAATGATCAATCTACACGTTCCAAGTCATTGAAAGAGAAAACTACTAAAGCAGAGAGGCGTGCACTTCAAGAAGCTCAAAGAGCTGCGAAAGCCGCTGCCAAAG CTGAAGGTGGTAAGACACCTGCTGCTGCTTCTGGGGCTGCAGCTTCTGTGAATACAAAGTCAACTAAATCTGTGAAGCCACCTCCATCACAGAAGAATGATAGTGCTACAGTTGCAGCTTCAGAGAAGAAGGGAGGTGATAGGCCACCAGAAAAGGATAGAAAGAAGGAAGTCCCACAACCACGCATGCAATATGATGACAAGAGTCGGGTGGAAAAGGCAAAGAGGCGTGCTGTGGTGAAGCAAACAGAAGCTAGGAATAGAGTTGAGTTGTTCAGGCATTTGCCTCAATATGAACGTGGAACTCAGCTCCCTGAACTTGAGTCTAAGTTCTTTGAGCTGGATCCAATGCACCCAGCTGTCTATAAG GTTGGATTGCAGTATTTGTCAGGAGACATATATGGTGGCAATGCTCGTTGCATTGCAATGCTTCAAGCATTCCAAGAAGCCATTAAAGACTACTCAACACCACCAGAAAAAACTCTTACTCGAGACTTGACAGCAAAAATAGGTAGTTACGTTTCTTTTCTTATTGAGTGCCGCCCACTTTCAATCAGCATGGGGAATGCAATCAGGTTTCTGAAGAATCGAATTGCCAAGTTACCTTTGTCTTTGTCTGAATCGGAAGCAAAAACAAATCTTCATTCAGACATTGATAGATTCATAAACGAGAAGATCATAATTGCAGACAAGGTGATAGTCAAGCATGCTGTTACAAAGATCAGTGATGGTGATGTTCTACTTATATATGGGTCGTCTTCTGCAGTTGAAATGGTACTATTGCATGCTCATGAGCTTGGCAAACAGTTCCGTGTTGTGGTAGTGGATTCTCGTCCAAAGCTTGAAGGGCAACAATTACTTCGCAGATTGGTTGGAAAGGGAATCAACTGTACATACACTCATATAAATGCCATTTCTTATATCATGCATGAAGTTACTCGAGTTTTTCTTGGTGCTTCATCGGTGCTGTCCAACGGAACAGTTTACTCAAGAGTTGGGACTGCTTGTGTTGCTATGGTTGCTCATTCATTCCATGTACCAGTTTTAGTTTGTTGCGAAGCGTATAAATTTCATGAAAGGGTACAGCTTGATTCAATATGCTCTAATGAACTGG GTGATCCGGATGTGATTTCAAAGGTTCATGGGAGAGAGGACATCAACTTCCTTGATGGATCGGACAATAGTGCCATTCTCCAGCTTCTGAATTTGAT TTATGATGCAACACCTTCAGATTACGTTTCAATGATAATCACAGATTATGGCATG GTTCCACCCACAAGTGTGCCTGTCATAGTACGAGAATACCGAAGAGAACACTTGTGGATATAG
- the LOC118056012 gene encoding transmembrane ascorbate ferrireductase 2 produces MAVPVIKFPTLMVLVRLMGVMVSALVLTWTVHYRGGLALVSDNKDLIFNVHPVLMVIGLVLLNGEAMLAYKTVSGTKSFKKLVHLTLQFLAFCLSLIGFWAALKFHNDKGINNFYSLHSWLGLACLLLFGIQWGAGFVTFWYPGGSRNSRATLLPWHVFFGVYIYALAVATATTGILEKATFLQTNKVISHYSAEAFLVNSLGILMIVLGGLVVLATITSLNSKGDIPRNATE; encoded by the exons atggcAGTTCCAGTGATTAAGTTCCCAACCTTGATGGTGCTGGTGAGGTTAATGGGGGTGATGGTCTCTGCTCTGGTGTTGACGTGGACTGTTCATTACAGAGGAGGATTGGCTCTTGTCTCTGATAACAAAGATCTCATCTTTAAT GTACATCCTGTTTTAATGGTGATTGGGCTTGTACTCTTGAATGGTGAAG CCATGCTAGCCTACAAAACGGTTTCAGGAACAAAAAGCttcaaaaaattagttcatCTGACACTACAATTCCTCGCTTTTTGTTTAAGCCTGATTGGCTTCTGGGCTGCTTTGAAATTCCATAATGACAAGGGCATCAACAATTTTTACAGCCTGCACTCTTGGTTGGGACTAGCTTGCCTTCTCCTCTTCGGCATCCAg TGGGGTGCTGGGTTCGTAACTTTTTGGTATCCAGGAGGCTCAAGGAATAGCAGGGCCACCTTGCTCCCATGGCATGTGTTCTTTGGGGTTTATATTTACGCCCTTGCTGTTGCCACTGCTACTACTGGTATCTTAGAAAAAGCCACATTCCTCCAAACCAACAAAGTAATATCGCACTACTCTGCTGAAGCTTTTCTGGTGAACTCATTGGGTATCTTGATGATTGTTCTGGGTGGTTTAGTTGTTCTTGCAACAATTACTTCTCTGAATAGCAAAGGTGACATCCCCAGAAACGCAACAGAGTAG